CGGTTCACCACGTGGTACAAGATGCGCATGCCGTTATTGCTCATGCCTATCTCGTAGGTGTCCGGGAACAGGAACGCCATCCGGGCGAGCATCTGGCTGTGGTCCTTTACGATGCTGTTCGCTTCGCCACCCATGTAACGGGCGGGGGATTCAACGGCGGGTAACGCTAAGGCGATTTTTTCGAGAATGGTCATTATTTCAAATTTAGGAAAAATTCTCCTTCGCGGTTTTGGGAGCCCTAAAAAGCCTCTTTTTCATGAAATTTTCATTTACTTGTGAACAAAATGCGTTTCTTTTGATAAATTTATGGTATGAGTTTCCTTTCTTATTTCTTTTGCCTTGTGTTCTTTGCGGGTGGCGTCGTTGCGGCGTATTTTATTCCCGACAAGACTTTGGCTTTGCACCTGAAATTCGTTCTCGTTGGCGCCTGGGGCGCCGTTCTCGGGCTGGTCTACCACAGCCTCTGCTGTCGTAAGCTGCGCGAAGCCGAAGAAAACTACACCGAACTCCTCAATACGCAGAATACCGCCCCGAAAACCGAATATGTGCCTGTCGTGCCCTCTATCGGCGACGAAGTTCAGCCTTTTGAACACCCTGCCCAGCAGCAAAAGAAGAGCCCCTTCGACAGCATTCTCCCGCCGGGCGCCGTCCCTGCGGCCGAAGCCCTCAAGCAGCAGGTCAAGGAAGCCCCGCAGGTGTTCCCTCTCGATGCCTGGAACGCCTTCTGCAAGCATATCCTCAAGAATCGCCCGTTCTCCGAGGTGGTCGAGGCGCTCGAAAAGTCGCTTCCGGAACTGTTCCCGAAGGCTGCCGGCATCCTCTACATGTATGGCGGGGTTCAGACGGAACTCCACAAGATCCTTTCCTTTGGCGATTACGTCATCAGCGACGATACGATTATGCCGGCGGAATGCGCGAGCTTCAATGTGGGCGATATCGTGGTCACGAACTTCACCACGGGAGAATTTACCGGGGGCTGTACGCACCTGCACCATCACCCGCAGGGAGTATCGTTCTGTGCGCCTATCGAGGGCCTCGAGGAGCATTTTGGCATTCTCTGTATCCAGGTGGACAAGTTCCCCGAGGGCGAAAGTCTCGAGTTCTGGAAGGCGAAGGTGAGCATCGTGGCTGCAACTTTCGGCCTGTATGTCGCAAACCAGAACCTGAATCTCCGGTTCCAGCAGCACAGTATCCGCGATAGCCTTACCGGGCTGTTCAACAGGCGCTATATGGAAGAATCCCTGCGCCGCGAGGTCTCTGCCGCCCGCCGTCACAATACTCCTATCGGCATTATCATGATGTATCCCGATGCCATCGAGACCATCAACAAGGAAAAGGGCCATCACGCGGTCGAACAGCTCCTGTGGGAACTGGGCCAGCGCCTGCCCGGGTTTATCCGTACCGAAGACATCCCGTGCCGTTACGACGGGAATGTCCTCTGCGTCATTTTGCCCGGTGCCGATAGCAAGATAACCCTTGAGCGCGCCGAACGCATCCGCAGGGAGATTTCCCAGCTCCAGATTGCGTACGGCGACGGCATCCTGGCTACGAACCTGAGCCTTGGCGTGTCTGTCATGCCTGACCATGCCCAGGACGAGGGCGGACTTATTTATACCGCCCAGATGGCGCTGCAGTTGTCCATCAACAATGGCGGGAACAGGGTTGTTTCCGTCGACGCGCTGCGCTAGCCCTGCCTACAAGAGCATAAAAAAACATCCTGACCAGAAGCCAGGATGTTTTTTTTGGGGTTAGGAGGAGAACAAAGAGTTCTTGAACATAAAGATACCCACTTGAACGGGCTTCGGCACGTTTTTTTTGAATAAAAGCCAATAAAGTGTAGAGAAGTTCTCATCACCCCGCAATAATCGAGAATATTGTTCCCGTTTTTTGAAATGGCCCGTTTCGGCGGAGGGGCGCACGCCTGTGTTTCTCCGTTTTTCTACATTTACATGCGTATG
The sequence above is drawn from the Fibrobacter sp. UWR2 genome and encodes:
- a CDS encoding GGDEF domain-containing protein, with product MSFLSYFFCLVFFAGGVVAAYFIPDKTLALHLKFVLVGAWGAVLGLVYHSLCCRKLREAEENYTELLNTQNTAPKTEYVPVVPSIGDEVQPFEHPAQQQKKSPFDSILPPGAVPAAEALKQQVKEAPQVFPLDAWNAFCKHILKNRPFSEVVEALEKSLPELFPKAAGILYMYGGVQTELHKILSFGDYVISDDTIMPAECASFNVGDIVVTNFTTGEFTGGCTHLHHHPQGVSFCAPIEGLEEHFGILCIQVDKFPEGESLEFWKAKVSIVAATFGLYVANQNLNLRFQQHSIRDSLTGLFNRRYMEESLRREVSAARRHNTPIGIIMMYPDAIETINKEKGHHAVEQLLWELGQRLPGFIRTEDIPCRYDGNVLCVILPGADSKITLERAERIRREISQLQIAYGDGILATNLSLGVSVMPDHAQDEGGLIYTAQMALQLSINNGGNRVVSVDALR